One window of Phycisphaeraceae bacterium genomic DNA carries:
- a CDS encoding restriction endonuclease subunit S produces the protein MSAIERQRSSTSSSWSWAMRKSLRELAHVEYGASPSLVRDEDGRYPIYGTGGVQGFALRSLFDGPITVVGRKGTLGNPLFSAKPCWVIDTAYGVVAKAEVDAKWLFFNLARFDLASLNEATGVPSINRNYLYRVEFWSPHYRVQRRIADILTTVDNQIEKTEALIAKYQSIKQGLMHDLFTRGVDEHGRLRPTHDEAPQLYKESEVGFIPASWSVAALESLVAAGSSITYGVVQPGAEDDQGVRFLRGGDVYDGEIAISELRTISKAISATYRRTLLRGGELVMSLVGYPGEVAVVPVELRDANIARQVALIRLDEEVVTPFVMEYLLSSIGKTRLFEKQNGSAQQVINLADLKFVQVTLPLRDEQTAIANHLRAARDRVSSEKSHLAKLRRIKLGLMQDLLTGKVPVKPEHNDPGNGVTSNGSPKAGVKARTEGVHA, from the coding sequence TGGGCGCTACCCCATCTATGGCACTGGCGGGGTTCAGGGATTTGCCCTGCGAAGCTTGTTCGACGGTCCGATCACAGTCGTCGGTCGCAAGGGAACGCTAGGCAATCCGCTCTTCTCTGCGAAACCATGCTGGGTGATCGATACGGCATATGGCGTCGTCGCCAAGGCGGAGGTCGATGCGAAGTGGCTGTTCTTCAACTTGGCAAGGTTTGATCTCGCATCCCTGAACGAGGCGACGGGCGTTCCGAGCATCAACCGAAACTATTTGTATCGCGTTGAGTTCTGGTCGCCCCATTACCGAGTTCAGCGTCGCATCGCCGACATTCTGACGACGGTTGACAACCAGATCGAGAAGACCGAGGCGTTGATCGCGAAGTATCAGTCCATCAAGCAGGGGCTGATGCACGACCTGTTTACCCGCGGCGTCGATGAGCATGGCCGCCTCCGCCCCACCCACGACGAGGCTCCGCAGCTGTACAAGGAATCGGAGGTCGGGTTCATCCCCGCTTCGTGGAGTGTTGCTGCGTTGGAGTCGCTCGTCGCGGCAGGCTCTTCCATCACATACGGCGTTGTTCAGCCTGGCGCGGAGGACGATCAAGGCGTGAGGTTTCTTCGAGGCGGCGATGTTTACGATGGAGAGATCGCGATCAGCGAGTTGCGGACGATCTCGAAGGCCATTTCGGCGACCTATAGGCGGACCCTGCTGCGAGGCGGCGAGTTGGTGATGTCATTGGTTGGTTATCCCGGTGAAGTGGCGGTCGTTCCAGTTGAACTGCGAGATGCCAACATTGCTCGCCAAGTCGCGCTCATTCGTCTCGATGAAGAAGTAGTTACGCCATTCGTCATGGAGTACTTGCTCTCGTCCATCGGCAAGACTCGCTTGTTCGAGAAGCAGAATGGGTCGGCGCAGCAGGTTATCAATCTCGCCGATCTGAAGTTTGTGCAAGTCACTTTACCGCTGCGCGACGAGCAGACCGCTATCGCCAACCACCTCAGGGCCGCCAGAGATCGCGTTAGCAGCGAGAAATCGCATCTTGCGAAACTACGCCGCATCAAGCTGGGACTGATGCAGGATCTGCTGACCGGGAAAGTACCTGTGAAACCGGAGCACAATGATCCGGGCAACGGCGTTACGTCCAATGGCTCGCCCAAAGCAGGCGTGAAGGCGCGAACGGAGGGCGTTCATGCCTGA